In a genomic window of Zootoca vivipara chromosome 5, rZooViv1.1, whole genome shotgun sequence:
- the D2HGDH gene encoding D-2-hydroxyglutarate dehydrogenase, mitochondrial isoform X3: MPLDLGAKGSCHIGGNVATNAGGLRLLRYGSLRGTVLGLEVVLADGSVLNCLSSLRKDNTGYDLKQLFIGSEGTLGVITAVSILCPRKPKAVNLAFLGCPSFSQVLKTFTLCKGMLGEILSAYEFMDNECMKLVEQHLKLTNPVSESPFYVLIETSGSNSAHDEEKLSHFLEHVMASGLVAEGTLASEDKKIKALWALRERITEALTCDGSVYKYDISLPVEKLYDLVTDMRTRLGGNAKNVVGYGHLGDGNLHLNITADSYSHSLLETIEPFVYEWTSQYRGSISAEHGLGFKKKHYIHYSKPREAVLLMQQFKAMLDPKGILNPYKTLPDKAA, from the exons ATGCCGCTTGACCTCGGAGCAAAGGGCAGTTGCCACATTGGAGGGAACGTAGCTACAAATGCCGGCGGCTTGCGGCTCCTGCGCTACGGCTCTCTCCGAGGGACAGTCCTAGGGCTAGAAGTG GTGCTGGCTGATGGCTCTGTTTTGAACTGCTTGTCATCTTTGCGGAAGGACAATACTGGCTATGACTTGAAGCAGTTGTTCATTGGGTCTGAGGGGACCTTGGGCGTCATTACGGCAGTATCCATTCTCTGCCCACGAAAACCCAAGGCCGTGAATTTGGCATTTCTTG GTTGTCCAAGTTTCTCTCAGGTCCTGAAGACTTTCACTCTCTGCAAGGGCATGCTGGGAGAAATTCTGTCTGCCTACGAGTTCATGGACAACGAGTGCATGAAGCTGGTTGAGCAACACCTCAAATTAACCAACCCAGTCTCAG AAAGTCCTTTCTATGTGCTAATTGAGACTTCAGGCTCCAATTCTGCCCATGATGAGGAAAAGCTGAGCCACTTCCTGGAACATGTCATGGCCTCTGGTTTGGTAGCGGAGGGAACTCTGGCTTCAGAAGATAAAAAAATTAAG GCGCTGTGGGCTTTGCGGGAACGGATCACAGAGGCCTTGACTTGCGATGGATCCGTTTACAAATACGACATTTCTCTGCCTGTGGAGAAACTCTATGATCTGGTGACGGACATGCGGACACGGCTGGGCGGAAATGCCAAGAACGTGGTGGGCTATGGCCACCTAG GAGATGGAAACTTGCACCTGAACATCACAGCAGATTCCTACAGTCATTCCCTGCTGGAGACTATTGAGCCATTTGTGTATGAGTGGACTTCCCAGTACCGTGGGAGTATCAGCGCAGAGCATGGTCTGGGCTTCAAGAAGAAGCATTATATCCACTACAGTAAGCCCCGGGAGGCCGTCCTTCTCATGCAGCAGTTCAAGGCCATGTTGGACCCCAAAGGGATTCTAAACCCTTACAAGACATTGCCGGATAAGGCTGCATGA
- the D2HGDH gene encoding D-2-hydroxyglutarate dehydrogenase, mitochondrial isoform X2 — MNQIISFDNVSGILVCQAGCILENLNQYLEQLDFIMPLDLGAKGSCHIGGNVATNAGGLRLLRYGSLRGTVLGLEVVLADGSVLNCLSSLRKDNTGYDLKQLFIGSEGTLGVITAVSILCPRKPKAVNLAFLGCPSFSQVLKTFTLCKGMLGEILSAYEFMDNECMKLVEQHLKLTNPVSESPFYVLIETSGSNSAHDEEKLSHFLEHVMASGLVAEGTLASEDKKIKALWALRERITEALTCDGSVYKYDISLPVEKLYDLVTDMRTRLGGNAKNVVGYGHLGDGNLHLNITADSYSHSLLETIEPFVYEWTSQYRGSISAEHGLGFKKKHYIHYSKPREAVLLMQQFKAMLDPKGILNPYKTLPDKAA; from the exons ATGAACCAAATCATCAGCTTTGACAACGTTTCTG GAATCCTTGTTTGCCAGGCTGGCTGCATTTTAGAAAACCTCAACCAGTACCTGGAACAGCTGGATTTCATCATGCCGCTTGACCTCGGAGCAAAGGGCAGTTGCCACATTGGAGGGAACGTAGCTACAAATGCCGGCGGCTTGCGGCTCCTGCGCTACGGCTCTCTCCGAGGGACAGTCCTAGGGCTAGAAGTG GTGCTGGCTGATGGCTCTGTTTTGAACTGCTTGTCATCTTTGCGGAAGGACAATACTGGCTATGACTTGAAGCAGTTGTTCATTGGGTCTGAGGGGACCTTGGGCGTCATTACGGCAGTATCCATTCTCTGCCCACGAAAACCCAAGGCCGTGAATTTGGCATTTCTTG GTTGTCCAAGTTTCTCTCAGGTCCTGAAGACTTTCACTCTCTGCAAGGGCATGCTGGGAGAAATTCTGTCTGCCTACGAGTTCATGGACAACGAGTGCATGAAGCTGGTTGAGCAACACCTCAAATTAACCAACCCAGTCTCAG AAAGTCCTTTCTATGTGCTAATTGAGACTTCAGGCTCCAATTCTGCCCATGATGAGGAAAAGCTGAGCCACTTCCTGGAACATGTCATGGCCTCTGGTTTGGTAGCGGAGGGAACTCTGGCTTCAGAAGATAAAAAAATTAAG GCGCTGTGGGCTTTGCGGGAACGGATCACAGAGGCCTTGACTTGCGATGGATCCGTTTACAAATACGACATTTCTCTGCCTGTGGAGAAACTCTATGATCTGGTGACGGACATGCGGACACGGCTGGGCGGAAATGCCAAGAACGTGGTGGGCTATGGCCACCTAG GAGATGGAAACTTGCACCTGAACATCACAGCAGATTCCTACAGTCATTCCCTGCTGGAGACTATTGAGCCATTTGTGTATGAGTGGACTTCCCAGTACCGTGGGAGTATCAGCGCAGAGCATGGTCTGGGCTTCAAGAAGAAGCATTATATCCACTACAGTAAGCCCCGGGAGGCCGTCCTTCTCATGCAGCAGTTCAAGGCCATGTTGGACCCCAAAGGGATTCTAAACCCTTACAAGACATTGCCGGATAAGGCTGCATGA
- the D2HGDH gene encoding D-2-hydroxyglutarate dehydrogenase, mitochondrial isoform X1, which produces MAVVCSLVRHFPFRHRWSLPRLQIGCQRKALAVWTCGFPRSKFKKEGTGPLKREVLTMPSIRWSISHLAKRGLHATQLHLQEVMLTSERYRVQRLPFAHVSSTDVSFFENLMPGRVITDLDELKLFNVDWLKSVRGCSKILLKPRTTAEVSEILRYCHERNLAVNPQGGNTGLVGGSVPVFDEIILSTALMNQIISFDNVSGILVCQAGCILENLNQYLEQLDFIMPLDLGAKGSCHIGGNVATNAGGLRLLRYGSLRGTVLGLEVVLADGSVLNCLSSLRKDNTGYDLKQLFIGSEGTLGVITAVSILCPRKPKAVNLAFLGCPSFSQVLKTFTLCKGMLGEILSAYEFMDNECMKLVEQHLKLTNPVSESPFYVLIETSGSNSAHDEEKLSHFLEHVMASGLVAEGTLASEDKKIKALWALRERITEALTCDGSVYKYDISLPVEKLYDLVTDMRTRLGGNAKNVVGYGHLGDGNLHLNITADSYSHSLLETIEPFVYEWTSQYRGSISAEHGLGFKKKHYIHYSKPREAVLLMQQFKAMLDPKGILNPYKTLPDKAA; this is translated from the exons ATGGCTGTTGTTTGCAGCCTTGTCCGGCATTTCCCGTTTAGACACCGCTGGTCCTTACCAAGGTTGCAGATTGGATGCCAGAGAAAAGCCTTGGCTGTGTGGACATGTGGTTTCCCCCGGTCCAAATTTAAGAAAGAAGGAACAGGGCCATTGAAGAGAGAAGTGCTCACCATGCCTTCCATCCGATGGAGCATCAGTCACTTGGCCAAGAGAGGTCTGCATGCTACCCAGCTTCACCTCCAGGAAGTGATGCTCACCAGCGAGCGATATAGGGTGCAGAGGCTTCCCTTTGCCCATGTTTCCAGTACTGATGTGTCTTTCTTTGAAAACCTTATGCCTGGCAGAGTCATCACAGATTTAGATGAACTGAAACTCTTCAATGTGGACTGGCTGAAGTCTGTAAGAG GCTGCAGTAAAATATTGTTGAAGCCACGGACAACAGCAGAAGTATCTGAGATTCTCAG GTACTGCCATGAGAGGAACTTGGCTGTGAACCCTCAGGGGGGTAACACTGGCCTCGTTGGGGGCAGCGTCCCTGTCTTTGATGAGATCATTCTCTCCACAGCTCTTATGAACCAAATCATCAGCTTTGACAACGTTTCTG GAATCCTTGTTTGCCAGGCTGGCTGCATTTTAGAAAACCTCAACCAGTACCTGGAACAGCTGGATTTCATCATGCCGCTTGACCTCGGAGCAAAGGGCAGTTGCCACATTGGAGGGAACGTAGCTACAAATGCCGGCGGCTTGCGGCTCCTGCGCTACGGCTCTCTCCGAGGGACAGTCCTAGGGCTAGAAGTG GTGCTGGCTGATGGCTCTGTTTTGAACTGCTTGTCATCTTTGCGGAAGGACAATACTGGCTATGACTTGAAGCAGTTGTTCATTGGGTCTGAGGGGACCTTGGGCGTCATTACGGCAGTATCCATTCTCTGCCCACGAAAACCCAAGGCCGTGAATTTGGCATTTCTTG GTTGTCCAAGTTTCTCTCAGGTCCTGAAGACTTTCACTCTCTGCAAGGGCATGCTGGGAGAAATTCTGTCTGCCTACGAGTTCATGGACAACGAGTGCATGAAGCTGGTTGAGCAACACCTCAAATTAACCAACCCAGTCTCAG AAAGTCCTTTCTATGTGCTAATTGAGACTTCAGGCTCCAATTCTGCCCATGATGAGGAAAAGCTGAGCCACTTCCTGGAACATGTCATGGCCTCTGGTTTGGTAGCGGAGGGAACTCTGGCTTCAGAAGATAAAAAAATTAAG GCGCTGTGGGCTTTGCGGGAACGGATCACAGAGGCCTTGACTTGCGATGGATCCGTTTACAAATACGACATTTCTCTGCCTGTGGAGAAACTCTATGATCTGGTGACGGACATGCGGACACGGCTGGGCGGAAATGCCAAGAACGTGGTGGGCTATGGCCACCTAG GAGATGGAAACTTGCACCTGAACATCACAGCAGATTCCTACAGTCATTCCCTGCTGGAGACTATTGAGCCATTTGTGTATGAGTGGACTTCCCAGTACCGTGGGAGTATCAGCGCAGAGCATGGTCTGGGCTTCAAGAAGAAGCATTATATCCACTACAGTAAGCCCCGGGAGGCCGTCCTTCTCATGCAGCAGTTCAAGGCCATGTTGGACCCCAAAGGGATTCTAAACCCTTACAAGACATTGCCGGATAAGGCTGCATGA